The proteins below are encoded in one region of Silene latifolia isolate original U9 population chromosome 2, ASM4854445v1, whole genome shotgun sequence:
- the LOC141641390 gene encoding uncharacterized protein LOC141641390 — translation MEEDLTKLRNRVPFPLIQSSVSCSRYHIYVDAAWSKELAAGFDGCIIFDNDVVFELCIKRSVKNAEQAEALAIKEALKWALSRNILHINIFSDCLQVLAQVLRFSQLKHWTRNTIDDITDLATNFHCISFAYVPRICNKAAHRIAKRAIKM, via the coding sequence ATGGAGGAGGACTTGACTAAACTTAGAAATAGAGTGCCCTTTCCTTTGATTCAGAGTTCTGTGAGCTGCTCTCGGTATCATATTTATGTGGATGCGGCGTGGTCTAAGGAGCTTGCTGCCGGGTTTGATGGATGTATCATTTTTGATAATGATGTTGTTTTTGAATTATGTATCAAAAGAAGTGTTAAGAATGCTGAACAAGCGGAAGCTTTGGCAATTAAGGAAGCTTTAAAGTGGGCACTCTCTCGCAACATCCTTCATATTAACATTTTCTCTGATTGTCTACAGGTTCTTGCTCAAGTCCTACGGTTCTCTCAACTCAAACATTGGACTAGGAATACTATTGACGATATAACCGATCTAGCGACAAACtttcattgtatttcttttgctTATGTTCCTAGAATTTGTAATAAAGCTGCTCATAGGATAGCTAAGCGTGCTATTAAAATGTAG